One segment of Acidianus sp. HS-5 DNA contains the following:
- the thpR gene encoding RNA 2',3'-cyclic phosphodiesterase: MRLFIAIKVPQFQKLNEIYNEIKLSGADIKLVEADNIHITLIFLGEVLDNKVDLVKEAVSSLQFNKFKVVMKGMGTFPSITKPRVIWVGISEGFPQLKEIRSFLLKELKNRGIRPEDEKEFVPHITLGRVKGPSNLLNLSNIIKQHYDDYFGDFIVDKVILYKSTLTPKGPIYDEILGVTGK, from the coding sequence ATGAGGTTATTCATTGCAATAAAAGTTCCACAATTTCAAAAACTGAACGAAATCTATAATGAAATTAAATTAAGTGGAGCTGATATAAAGCTTGTAGAGGCAGATAATATACATATAACCTTAATTTTCCTCGGTGAGGTACTTGACAATAAAGTAGATCTAGTAAAAGAAGCCGTTTCTTCTCTTCAATTTAATAAATTTAAAGTTGTAATGAAAGGAATGGGAACTTTTCCCAGTATTACAAAGCCAAGGGTGATATGGGTAGGAATTTCAGAAGGTTTTCCTCAACTTAAGGAAATAAGGTCTTTCCTTTTAAAAGAACTTAAAAATCGAGGAATAAGGCCAGAAGACGAGAAGGAATTCGTTCCTCACATAACCTTGGGCAGGGTTAAAGGTCCCTCAAATCTCCTCAATTTATCAAATATTATTAAGCAACATTATGATGACTATTTCGGAGACTTTATAGTTGATAAAGTTATACTTTATAAGAGCACCTTAACGCCTAAAGGTCCTATTTATGATGAGATACTGGGAGTGACAGGAAAATGA
- a CDS encoding FMN-binding glutamate synthase family protein — translation MIIKAYLPLPKQTDSEFWTVDKIEHIRHLATTGRPYKILEKRRNSLRILDRIEFKNIEGRLVEKPLASTHLTFSGIEMSTPLYLGDMSYGALSGNPNIAIAKAADLTETLAGTGEGGLHPEVAKHKRIFVQWASARFGVDIDVLNAGLGVVIKIGQGAKPGIGGHLPGSKVTKAISLTRRIPEGIDAISPAPHHDIYSIEDLGQRIEALKEATGKPVFVKVAATNYIPYITSGVARMGADGIIIDGHGAGTGATPEVIRDNLGIPIELAIASADSVLKKEGLREKFTIIAAGRISDATDAAKLIALGADIVSVGTAALVAMGCVMVHKCHIGSCPTALTNKIDGTRIFETEFGVKTLVNFVNGFSLELANILDNLGFNSIQELKGRRDLLYGLGLSRDVLSILGIEGESEELNPKLGELWNKRRKFHLHELINKGEPTITSMGSTSPPDVEKPARVLDWLRTDGAQVTRPPIDPYREDIDTSFLLNKGKVYLSLPVIFNVIGSSKEIAESLSWASYALGSMIFTDETVAKYSEISFSSDGKGKINWSYNIEEGHYLVLKSEDEVEELLVNKGILGFIIDEDMLNEDLEVMVSDVDTKLKEAGVRNKFDIIAKSSKLRDSADVFKLVALGSDTVIMPYQILEIAIGEGSKGNLKERAFNLISGIKKEIALMAGAAGIYSVQSSLTGNRELLRAVNLNSYIARRIRVKQAGSL, via the coding sequence TTGATTATTAAGGCGTATTTACCATTGCCTAAACAGACAGATTCAGAATTTTGGACAGTTGATAAAATAGAGCATATTAGGCACTTAGCCACAACTGGTAGGCCTTACAAAATTTTAGAAAAAAGAAGAAACAGTTTAAGAATATTGGATAGAATAGAATTTAAAAATATAGAAGGAAGATTAGTTGAAAAGCCTCTAGCTAGTACGCACCTTACATTTTCTGGAATAGAGATGTCGACTCCCCTTTACCTAGGGGATATGTCTTACGGAGCATTAAGCGGAAATCCTAATATTGCAATAGCCAAAGCTGCAGATTTAACAGAGACTTTAGCCGGAACAGGAGAAGGTGGTCTTCATCCTGAAGTTGCAAAACATAAGAGGATTTTCGTCCAGTGGGCTTCCGCTAGGTTCGGTGTAGATATCGATGTATTAAATGCAGGGCTAGGAGTAGTAATAAAAATAGGTCAAGGTGCAAAGCCTGGTATAGGAGGTCACCTTCCAGGAAGCAAGGTAACTAAAGCAATTTCCCTCACTAGGAGGATTCCTGAAGGTATAGATGCAATATCTCCAGCTCCTCACCACGATATATACTCGATAGAAGATCTGGGGCAGAGGATAGAAGCTCTAAAAGAGGCTACCGGAAAGCCAGTTTTTGTTAAAGTTGCAGCAACAAATTATATTCCTTATATAACTTCGGGAGTAGCAAGAATGGGGGCTGACGGAATAATAATAGACGGCCACGGTGCCGGAACTGGAGCTACGCCAGAAGTTATAAGGGATAATCTAGGTATTCCTATAGAGCTTGCAATAGCCTCAGCAGATAGTGTATTAAAGAAGGAAGGATTGAGGGAAAAGTTTACAATAATTGCAGCGGGTAGGATTTCAGACGCAACTGATGCAGCAAAACTGATAGCATTAGGCGCAGATATTGTGAGCGTAGGTACTGCGGCACTAGTTGCTATGGGCTGTGTAATGGTTCATAAGTGTCACATAGGCTCTTGTCCAACAGCGTTGACCAACAAAATAGACGGAACCAGGATATTCGAGACTGAATTTGGAGTAAAGACTTTAGTTAATTTTGTTAACGGATTCTCATTAGAGCTTGCAAATATCCTAGACAATTTGGGTTTTAATTCAATTCAGGAATTGAAAGGGAGAAGGGATCTGCTTTATGGTTTAGGATTATCTAGGGACGTTTTATCCATTCTGGGCATAGAAGGCGAGTCTGAGGAATTAAATCCAAAGCTGGGAGAGCTCTGGAATAAGAGGAGAAAGTTCCATTTACACGAGTTAATAAACAAAGGTGAGCCAACAATTACAAGTATGGGAAGTACATCTCCTCCTGACGTTGAAAAGCCTGCAAGAGTATTGGATTGGTTAAGGACTGATGGAGCGCAAGTTACTAGACCTCCTATAGATCCTTATAGGGAAGATATTGATACGAGTTTTCTGCTTAACAAAGGAAAGGTTTACTTGTCCTTGCCTGTAATCTTTAACGTGATAGGTTCTTCTAAGGAAATTGCAGAAAGCCTTAGTTGGGCTTCTTACGCTCTAGGATCAATGATATTTACTGACGAGACTGTAGCGAAGTATTCCGAAATAAGCTTCAGCAGTGATGGTAAAGGTAAAATAAACTGGAGTTATAATATTGAAGAAGGTCATTATTTAGTTTTGAAGTCTGAGGATGAGGTAGAGGAACTTCTGGTAAATAAAGGAATTCTTGGTTTTATAATTGATGAAGACATGCTTAATGAAGACTTAGAGGTAATGGTTTCCGACGTTGACACGAAGCTTAAGGAGGCAGGAGTAAGGAATAAATTTGATATTATTGCAAAGTCCTCAAAATTAAGGGATTCCGCAGACGTGTTTAAACTAGTAGCATTAGGATCAGATACAGTCATTATGCCTTATCAAATCCTAGAGATTGCAATAGGTGAGGGAAGCAAAGGGAATTTAAAGGAGAGAGCTTTCAATTTAATTTCTGGTATAAAGAAGGAGATTGCGTTAATGGCTGGAGCCGCAGGGATCTATAGTGTTCAATCTTCACTTACTGGAAATAGAGAGTTGCTTAGGGCAGTTAATTTGAACTCCTATATTGCTAGGAGAATAAGGGTTAAGCAGGCTGGTTCCCTATGA
- a CDS encoding nucleoside monophosphate kinase — MNVILITGMPGSGKTLFANVLKEKGFYIISMGDVLRKRYEKDAKIGERMMDFAKRIREIYGDGVVARLSMEEITPNMGRVAFEGVRSLAEVDEFKRLGSPIIIAIHSPPSIRYERMMARMRSDDSKSVSDLRRRDLDEIKLGIGGVIALADYMIINDSTIDEFKKRAEEVILRIIK; from the coding sequence ATTAATGTAATTCTTATAACTGGAATGCCTGGATCAGGTAAGACACTCTTTGCTAACGTGTTAAAAGAAAAAGGATTTTACATAATCTCCATGGGTGACGTCTTGAGAAAGAGGTACGAAAAAGATGCAAAAATAGGAGAGAGAATGATGGACTTCGCTAAAAGAATTAGAGAAATATATGGAGACGGAGTAGTAGCAAGACTGTCAATGGAGGAAATCACACCTAACATGGGCAGGGTTGCTTTCGAGGGAGTAAGAAGCCTTGCAGAAGTTGATGAATTTAAGAGATTAGGCAGTCCTATAATAATCGCAATTCATTCTCCCCCTTCAATAAGATACGAAAGAATGATGGCAAGGATGAGATCTGACGATTCCAAGAGCGTTAGTGACTTAAGGAGAAGAGACCTTGATGAGATAAAGTTAGGAATAGGCGGAGTAATAGCCCTTGCAGATTACATGATAATTAATGACTCCACAATAGACGAATTTAAGAAGAGAGCAGAAGAAGTTATATTAAGGATTATAAAATGA
- a CDS encoding ribose-phosphate diphosphokinase — protein MIIIGGPASNGIDEKLSEMLNVKLIKAEHKIFPDGESYIRIPETVRGEEVVVVQSTYYPQDKHLVELLLMIEAVKNLGATKIISIVPYLAYARQDRRFKDGEALSLKIVLSLIYESGSDEIITVEPHKPDAIISYFKGNVKIVDPTPALAREVKKEVENPFILAPDRGALERAERLAKELNSPYSHIEKERDRTTGEVRIKEAPNLDLHNKDVVLIDDIISTGGTLAQASQLSYNLGARKVIAAATHVLLVNDAYDKLTKSGIKSIIGTNSIKIENNNVKVADISDLIAVKL, from the coding sequence ATGATTATTATAGGAGGACCGGCCTCAAACGGAATAGACGAAAAACTTTCAGAAATGCTTAATGTAAAGCTTATCAAAGCTGAACATAAAATATTTCCAGACGGAGAGTCTTATATTAGAATTCCAGAAACCGTTAGAGGGGAAGAAGTTGTAGTAGTTCAATCGACTTACTATCCTCAAGATAAGCATTTAGTGGAATTACTTCTAATGATAGAGGCTGTAAAAAACTTAGGCGCAACCAAGATTATTTCTATAGTACCATATTTGGCTTATGCAAGGCAGGATAGAAGGTTTAAAGATGGAGAAGCTTTAAGCCTCAAGATCGTCTTAAGTCTTATTTATGAAAGTGGAAGTGATGAAATAATTACTGTGGAGCCTCATAAGCCCGATGCCATCATCTCTTATTTTAAAGGTAACGTTAAGATTGTAGATCCTACTCCTGCTTTAGCTAGAGAAGTTAAAAAGGAAGTAGAAAATCCTTTTATTCTAGCACCAGATAGGGGAGCTTTAGAAAGAGCAGAAAGGCTAGCCAAAGAGTTAAACTCACCTTATTCTCACATTGAGAAGGAAAGAGATAGGACTACTGGGGAGGTAAGGATTAAGGAAGCTCCCAATCTTGATCTGCACAATAAGGATGTAGTTCTGATAGACGATATAATAAGTACTGGCGGAACTTTGGCCCAAGCTTCCCAGCTTTCCTATAATTTAGGTGCTAGAAAAGTGATAGCTGCTGCAACTCATGTATTGCTGGTTAACGATGCGTATGATAAACTTACAAAATCTGGAATAAAATCCATTATAGGGACTAATAGCATTAAAATTGAAAATAATAACGTTAAAGTTGCTGATATTTCAGATCTTATAGCTGTCAAACTATGA
- a CDS encoding serine/threonine protein kinase → MLKSLPEENSKLVEIRNFIYPAYSKEVEKELKSAGICYAYSFGRVNLGKVSVIGKGKTGIVVYIGEGKVAKIRRTDSPKNSLDLEAKIQSVSYPSAPKVFDYGVNYIVMEYVNGRGLTRTDIKYLEDLLFRAKHLENIHVQHEEIARPWKNVLVTQSRTYIIDYDSASIKERSLNVTKILSAFGFYQLAEKYKRNEIGFEEIIDFIKK, encoded by the coding sequence ATGCTTAAAAGCCTTCCTGAGGAAAACTCCAAGCTGGTTGAAATAAGGAATTTTATTTATCCAGCTTACTCCAAGGAAGTAGAAAAGGAGTTGAAGAGCGCAGGAATCTGCTATGCTTATTCTTTTGGCAGAGTTAATCTAGGTAAAGTTAGCGTTATAGGTAAAGGAAAGACGGGAATAGTTGTTTATATAGGTGAAGGTAAGGTAGCTAAGATAAGGCGTACTGATTCTCCTAAGAATAGTTTAGATTTAGAGGCAAAAATTCAAAGCGTCTCTTATCCTTCAGCTCCTAAGGTATTCGATTATGGCGTTAATTATATTGTTATGGAGTATGTAAATGGTAGAGGGCTTACTAGAACTGATATAAAATATTTGGAAGACTTACTATTTAGGGCTAAGCATTTAGAGAATATTCATGTACAACATGAAGAGATAGCAAGACCTTGGAAAAACGTTTTAGTTACTCAATCAAGGACTTATATTATAGATTATGATTCTGCCTCAATAAAGGAAAGATCATTGAATGTAACTAAAATATTATCTGCTTTTGGATTTTATCAATTAGCTGAGAAATATAAAAGAAATGAGATAGGTTTTGAAGAAATTATTGATTTTATTAAGAAGTAG
- a CDS encoding RNA-binding domain-containing protein, whose translation MTKIIVTAEVRPSEDEAKVLTAIVNFFDYEKITREKRGDYITVIIEESRTLKSLQKFHDTLREEKILDVARKYLRRGISDDSISFMLHKQAAAIGVISFIDDEKESPLGPISFYIEHKKPNEVVDWLAPRTAKGRPLWENKIPED comes from the coding sequence ATGACAAAAATTATCGTAACTGCAGAAGTTAGACCTTCAGAGGATGAGGCAAAAGTTTTGACTGCTATAGTGAATTTCTTTGACTATGAAAAAATAACAAGAGAAAAACGTGGAGATTATATTACTGTAATTATAGAAGAATCAAGAACCCTGAAGAGCTTACAAAAATTTCATGATACATTAAGAGAAGAGAAAATATTAGATGTTGCAAGAAAATATTTGAGGAGAGGAATTTCAGATGATTCAATTTCATTTATGCTCCACAAACAAGCTGCGGCAATAGGTGTTATCTCCTTTATTGACGATGAAAAAGAATCTCCTCTCGGTCCAATTTCATTTTATATAGAGCATAAAAAACCTAATGAGGTTGTAGACTGGCTAGCTCCTAGAACTGCAAAGGGTCGTCCTTTATGGGAAAATAAGATCCCTGAGGATTAA
- the cca gene encoding CCA tRNA nucleotidyltransferase, producing MIDEILKNVLYKIKPTKEDEDEIKQIVNEVLERLKGLDAEIHGSFRKGTWLKNDADVDVFVFFPKSVGKEYVSTEAIKILKDRLADFNITMAYAEHPYLIVSHKGLEIDIVPALKIEEGEKPITAVDRTPFHTEFINSHLTEEQKDEVRLLKRFMKGIGVYGAEIKIRGFSGYVNELLVVKFGSFLEVLKDASKWKPPVKILIVKPEKEFKCPLILPDPVDPSRNAGAAISLKKLAEFSIAARYFLKNPSEKFFFPPEPLGDKIKGDILVTKIEILDDNVVEDLLWGQVNKSTEKIFNLLKNYGYRIMDIQAYGNTRNIVFVLQLESKEIGEYKLNQGPPFYMDLDDFISKNDNVWVGDDGKLYSIKERKSEKIEDIVKSSISLKYNYKAVEQYWLDREPKEPCLKAFLRKTPSWLK from the coding sequence ATGATCGATGAAATTCTCAAAAACGTTTTGTATAAAATCAAACCAACAAAGGAAGATGAAGACGAAATTAAGCAAATAGTAAACGAAGTTCTTGAAAGGCTTAAAGGATTAGACGCTGAAATTCATGGATCTTTTAGAAAAGGAACCTGGTTAAAGAATGATGCTGATGTAGACGTATTTGTATTCTTTCCAAAAAGTGTAGGAAAGGAATACGTATCTACTGAGGCAATTAAAATATTAAAGGATAGATTGGCAGATTTCAATATTACGATGGCCTATGCTGAACATCCTTATCTTATTGTTAGTCATAAAGGATTAGAGATTGATATAGTTCCTGCATTAAAAATTGAGGAAGGAGAGAAGCCTATTACAGCAGTGGATAGGACTCCTTTCCACACGGAATTTATAAATTCTCATTTAACTGAAGAACAAAAGGATGAAGTAAGGTTATTAAAGAGGTTTATGAAAGGAATTGGAGTTTACGGAGCCGAAATAAAGATTAGAGGATTTTCAGGCTATGTTAATGAGTTACTTGTAGTAAAGTTTGGTAGCTTTCTAGAAGTATTGAAGGACGCATCAAAATGGAAACCTCCTGTTAAAATACTAATTGTGAAACCAGAAAAGGAATTTAAATGTCCTCTTATCTTACCAGATCCAGTAGATCCTTCAAGAAATGCAGGTGCTGCAATCTCCCTTAAGAAATTAGCAGAATTTTCAATAGCTGCTAGGTATTTCCTTAAAAATCCTTCAGAGAAATTCTTCTTTCCTCCCGAGCCTTTAGGTGACAAAATAAAAGGAGACATCTTAGTTACTAAGATAGAAATTTTAGATGATAATGTAGTAGAAGATTTACTTTGGGGTCAAGTAAATAAATCTACTGAGAAAATATTTAATTTACTAAAAAATTACGGGTATAGAATTATGGACATTCAAGCTTATGGAAATACAAGGAATATCGTATTCGTATTGCAGTTAGAAAGCAAAGAAATAGGCGAGTATAAGCTAAATCAAGGGCCTCCATTTTATATGGATTTAGATGATTTTATCAGTAAGAACGATAATGTGTGGGTAGGAGATGATGGAAAACTTTATTCAATTAAAGAAAGAAAAAGTGAGAAAATTGAGGACATTGTTAAATCTTCTATCTCTCTTAAATATAATTATAAGGCTGTTGAACAATATTGGTTAGATAGGGAGCCAAAGGAGCCATGCTTAAAAGCCTTCCTGAGGAAAACTCCAAGCTGGTTGAAATAA
- a CDS encoding ribonuclease Z: MIEVYFIGTGGGAPSKRGLPAFLVRRQGFNVLLDCGEGTQITMINHRLNIMAINLIAITHLHADHVLGLPSLIQTLGMYSRKDRLYIMGDVKDLLNKTFEETYFEPPFKIQYINSYEDNEVKITPFKTCHVVKSQGYLIEEKDRKNIDMERLMKEGIKDWRIIRELKAGKEVVFNGKKLYPEDFLITRKGLRIAYTGDTAICDSVINSVKGVDLLLHDSTFLDDIDAKEYGHSTVTDAATVAKEAGVKRLALVHISGRYKDARIMEETARKTFWKSFLPEDLSYYILKD, encoded by the coding sequence GTGATAGAAGTTTATTTTATAGGCACGGGCGGCGGTGCGCCCTCTAAAAGAGGTCTCCCTGCGTTCTTAGTAAGAAGACAAGGGTTTAATGTTTTGTTGGATTGCGGAGAAGGTACTCAGATAACAATGATTAACCACAGACTTAATATTATGGCAATAAATCTCATAGCAATAACTCATCTTCACGCAGACCATGTGCTTGGTTTGCCTTCATTAATTCAAACTCTGGGAATGTACAGTAGAAAAGATAGATTGTACATAATGGGCGATGTAAAAGACCTTTTGAATAAAACTTTTGAAGAAACTTACTTTGAACCACCTTTTAAAATACAATATATTAACAGTTATGAAGATAATGAAGTTAAGATTACTCCATTCAAGACATGCCACGTAGTTAAGTCTCAAGGGTATTTAATAGAAGAAAAGGATAGGAAGAATATTGATATGGAGAGGTTAATGAAAGAGGGTATAAAGGATTGGAGAATTATTAGGGAACTAAAGGCAGGAAAAGAGGTTGTATTTAACGGTAAGAAACTATATCCTGAAGATTTTCTAATAACAAGAAAAGGGTTAAGAATTGCTTATACTGGAGATACTGCGATTTGCGATAGTGTAATAAATTCTGTTAAGGGTGTAGATTTGTTACTTCATGATTCCACGTTTTTAGATGATATAGATGCAAAGGAATATGGACATTCTACTGTTACTGATGCAGCTACTGTAGCAAAAGAAGCAGGAGTAAAAAGGTTAGCTCTTGTTCACATTAGTGGAAGATATAAGGATGCTAGAATTATGGAGGAAACAGCACGAAAGACGTTTTGGAAATCCTTCCTACCGGAAGATTTATCTTATTATATTTTGAAAGATTAA
- a CDS encoding glutamate synthase produces MISPSGCGVFGILRKKDAPKIKGKDVTNAIDIVRYRGSDKGAGFAVFNLKEGNSYYVKAFYFGDGEEIKREIEDQGIRINSLQEKYIGELCDCNFEISLGSIASLKKTVRNINEILWNNGKKGRIYSAGRSLQVYKGVGYPADIARQYNIYDVEGDMWIAHTRQPTNSPGSYPYWSHPFSAFDVAIVHNGDVSSFGANVEFLQSRGWGGFVGTDSEVMAFLFEELISEGLSVEEATRILANPSRRFGKLNVGEDYIYRNARLDGPFTAIIGYNSGEDLFMLGIADRAKFRPVIIGEDENYYYIASEENQIRLLNPNARVWTLEPGNYFIASLIKGLVNAGRDVIKLSSFSTPTFHAEKFDIDAKGLGYKDVNRAIMDVAKTGKKEITVINLLGHRFIGMNFPRAGLKLSLYGVVGNAMANLNENNVFHVYGNVADDCCDTMQGGKVVIHGDARDVLAQTFQGGYIYVKGNAGNRVGIQMREYMNKRPYLVIGGMVDDYLGEYMAGGVILVLGLGIKGEPVGNYVGSGMVGGRIYIRGKINSEKIGLQPSRQEIVRFLKALLLENMISEDEYNELKDMPYVEVVKKLDGEAKKYAQKLFEEKVGIPIYEYRELSEEEIKELTPIIKDYVTETNQNEEIVELLKEKYTVVTSSLHK; encoded by the coding sequence ATGATCAGTCCTTCTGGATGTGGAGTCTTTGGAATATTAAGGAAGAAGGATGCCCCTAAAATTAAGGGAAAGGATGTCACTAATGCTATTGACATTGTAAGGTATAGAGGTAGTGATAAAGGTGCAGGTTTTGCAGTATTTAACCTTAAGGAGGGAAATTCTTACTACGTTAAGGCATTTTACTTCGGAGACGGAGAAGAAATAAAGAGGGAAATAGAGGATCAGGGCATTAGGATAAACAGTCTTCAGGAAAAATATATAGGAGAACTATGTGACTGCAATTTTGAAATCTCCTTAGGGAGCATAGCTTCACTAAAGAAAACTGTGAGGAATATAAATGAGATACTGTGGAACAACGGAAAGAAAGGGAGAATATATAGTGCAGGAAGGTCTCTTCAAGTATATAAAGGAGTTGGGTATCCTGCAGATATAGCAAGGCAGTATAATATTTACGACGTAGAGGGAGACATGTGGATTGCTCATACGAGACAACCTACAAATTCTCCCGGAAGTTATCCTTACTGGTCTCATCCGTTCTCAGCATTTGATGTGGCAATTGTTCACAACGGGGATGTAAGCTCCTTCGGGGCTAACGTTGAGTTTTTACAGTCTAGAGGTTGGGGAGGTTTCGTAGGTACAGATAGTGAGGTAATGGCGTTCCTTTTTGAGGAGCTAATAAGTGAAGGGCTAAGTGTAGAGGAAGCAACAAGAATACTGGCAAATCCCTCTAGGAGGTTTGGAAAGCTAAACGTAGGAGAGGACTACATTTACAGAAATGCAAGACTTGACGGGCCTTTTACTGCTATTATAGGTTATAATTCTGGAGAAGATTTGTTCATGTTAGGAATAGCTGATAGAGCTAAGTTCAGACCGGTTATTATAGGTGAGGACGAGAATTACTACTACATTGCAAGTGAGGAAAACCAAATTAGACTATTAAATCCTAACGCAAGAGTTTGGACTTTAGAGCCAGGCAACTATTTCATAGCTTCCTTGATTAAGGGTTTAGTAAACGCAGGCCGTGACGTCATCAAGCTCTCGTCTTTTTCTACTCCTACATTTCATGCTGAGAAGTTTGATATAGATGCTAAAGGATTGGGGTATAAAGACGTTAATAGGGCAATAATGGATGTTGCTAAAACTGGAAAGAAGGAAATTACTGTAATAAACCTTTTAGGTCACAGATTCATAGGCATGAACTTTCCTAGAGCCGGGCTTAAACTAAGCCTTTACGGTGTTGTAGGTAATGCGATGGCTAACTTGAACGAGAATAACGTATTTCACGTTTACGGCAACGTTGCTGACGATTGTTGTGACACAATGCAGGGAGGAAAAGTTGTGATCCACGGTGATGCAAGAGATGTCTTAGCTCAAACTTTTCAAGGAGGTTACATTTACGTTAAAGGCAATGCTGGCAATAGAGTAGGAATTCAAATGAGGGAATATATGAATAAAAGACCTTACTTGGTTATAGGCGGTATGGTTGATGACTACTTAGGCGAATATATGGCAGGAGGAGTAATTCTAGTTCTAGGCTTGGGAATTAAAGGAGAGCCTGTAGGTAATTATGTGGGTTCTGGGATGGTAGGAGGAAGAATTTATATTAGAGGTAAGATTAATTCTGAAAAGATTGGTCTACAGCCTAGCAGGCAGGAAATTGTTAGGTTCCTCAAGGCTTTACTGCTAGAGAATATGATTTCTGAAGATGAATATAACGAATTAAAAGATATGCCTTACGTGGAGGTTGTAAAGAAGTTGGATGGAGAGGCTAAGAAATATGCTCAAAAGCTGTTTGAGGAGAAAGTAGGGATTCCAATATATGAGTATAGAGAGTTGTCAGAAGAGGAAATTAAAGAGTTGACTCCAATAATTAAGGACTACGTTACTGAGACTAATCAGAATGAGGAGATTGTTGAATTACTTAAGGAGAAGTATACAGTAGTTACATCGTCCTTACATAAGTGA
- a CDS encoding TRM11 family methyltransferase, translating into MKYAILSADELFISMAELKALLKRPFSYLTGLALFEGNVKNIAKRSSTIKAIGEVLTISDDPREINEKIRGKCFSVKPNVIMNSDKDVFPALYKEIIKGTKFGKNCDKLDLIFTDGIILAGIREEERDSKSLQIHSRKPYSQSGTMDAYTSRLLVNLANPEKTILDPFIGVGSILLEASWMGYNCIGGDIDNKMIEKTEYNLKYFNYECRIIQEDISNFPIRENSIDAVITDPPYGRSVNAKDVKFEELYESLFFTSAGILKKGGKLVFATDSKFDWRDKIKSSGLKVDSIHFIYLHKSLSRGIYVVEKP; encoded by the coding sequence ATGAAGTACGCTATATTGAGTGCAGATGAGCTTTTCATCTCCATGGCAGAGCTTAAGGCTCTGTTAAAGAGACCTTTTTCTTATCTTACTGGGTTAGCATTATTTGAAGGAAATGTAAAAAACATTGCAAAAAGATCTTCTACAATTAAGGCAATAGGAGAAGTTTTAACAATTTCAGATGATCCTAGAGAGATAAATGAAAAAATAAGGGGAAAATGCTTTAGCGTAAAACCTAACGTTATTATGAATTCAGATAAGGACGTATTTCCTGCCCTCTATAAAGAAATAATCAAAGGTACGAAATTCGGTAAAAATTGTGATAAATTGGATCTAATATTTACTGATGGTATTATTTTAGCAGGCATTAGAGAAGAAGAAAGGGATTCAAAAAGCCTTCAAATCCATTCTAGAAAACCTTATTCTCAGTCTGGAACTATGGATGCTTATACTTCAAGACTTTTAGTTAACTTAGCTAATCCTGAGAAAACAATTCTTGATCCTTTTATTGGCGTAGGTTCTATATTACTTGAAGCTTCTTGGATGGGTTATAATTGTATAGGAGGGGATATTGATAATAAAATGATTGAGAAAACAGAATATAATCTAAAATATTTTAACTATGAATGTAGGATAATTCAAGAGGATATAAGTAACTTCCCTATTAGGGAGAATTCCATAGATGCAGTAATTACTGATCCTCCTTACGGTAGGTCTGTAAATGCAAAAGATGTAAAATTCGAGGAACTATACGAGTCTCTTTTCTTCACTTCTGCAGGGATTCTAAAGAAAGGAGGGAAACTGGTTTTTGCCACAGATTCTAAGTTTGATTGGAGGGATAAGATTAAAAGTTCAGGGCTAAAAGTTGATTCTATTCATTTTATTTACTTGCATAAGAGCTTATCGAGAGGAATATACGTGGTGGAAAAACCGTGA